ATCCTGGAGGACGAGTCGATCCAGGTGAATCCGACCGCGGTGCGGGTACCGGTGTTCTATGGCCATTCCGAGGCCGTGCACATCGAGACCAGCGAAAAGATCACCGCCGAGCAGGCCCGCGAACTGCTGCGCCAGGCGCCGGGTGTGGTGCTGGTGGACGAGCGCAAGCCGGGTGGCTATCCGACCCCGGTGGGCGAGGCGGCCGGCGCGGACGGGGTCTTCGTGGGACGGGTGCGCGAAGACATCTCGCACGACCGCGGGCTGGACCTGTGGATCGTGTCGGACAATATCCGCAAGGGCGCGGCGCTCAATGCGGTGCAGATCGCCGAGTTGTTGATCGAGGACTATCTCTGAAATGCGTTTGATCCAGGTATTTGCATTGGCTTGTTTTGTGTCGGCAGGGGCAGCCTGGGCGACAGCCCCGGTGCAGGTGCAGCCGGGGGCCACTGCGGCCGCCCGGGACGGGGCCAGCGCGCAGCGGAAGGTGGCGCGCAGCGAGGCCGAGGTCAAGCGCCTGAAACGCGACGTGCAGCGGCGGGAATCGGACAGCAAACGGGCTGGCGAGCGCCTGCAGGAGCAGGACAAGACGATCGCCGAGCTGCAGAAGCAACTGCAGGAATTGCAATCCGGCCAGTCCGGCGGGCAGCATTGAAAGGCGATGCCGGGGTGAGAACACACCGCAGCAATGTATCGCAAGTATTCGTCGCGCCTATTGTTGATTGGCCTTCATGTAACTAAAGTGGCACCTCGATTGGGGTCGTGGTCGTCAATCGCGGCAACGCCAACCTAGAGAGTTGCGTCAGGATCGTTCGGGGGAACACGCATGAATCGTTCGTTGAAATTGTCGGTGCTGATCGCGCTGGCGCTGGGCACCAGCCAGGTGATGGCCATGGATCTGGGTCAGATCCAGGTCAAGTCGGCGCTGGGCCAACCGCTGCTGGCCGAGATCCCGCTGCATTCGGACAATCCGGCGGAGCTGCAGAATCTCAGTGTCCAGCTGGCTTCCAGCGAGGAATTCGCACGCGCCGGCATCGTGGGTGGACGCACCTCGATCCCGTTGCACTTCAGCGTGGCCAACGCCGGCGGCGCCCATCCGGTGATCCGCATCACCAGCAGCACGCCGGTGGATGACCCCTTCCTCGACCTGCTGCTTGAGGTGAACGGCAAGGCGGGCAAGAGCGTGCGCGAGTACGCGATCCTGCTCGACCCGCCGAATGCCGCCGCGAAGGCCCCGGTGGCGGCGACTCCCGCGCCCGTCCGCCCTGCGTCGCACCCGAAGGCAGCTGCCGCACCCGTCGCCGCAGCGCCGAAGGCGACCGCGCCGGCCCCCGTGGCAAGGCCGGCCGCACCGGTGGCCGGCAACGGCCAGCTCGGTCCGGTCGAACGCGGCCAGACCCTGTCCGGCATCGCGCGCAACGTGGCTCCGTCCGGGGTCGACGTGCAGCAGATGATGCTGGCGCTCAAGCAGGCCAACCCTGACGCGTTCTACCGCGACAACATCAATGCATTGAAGAGTGGCGTGGTGCTGCGCGTGCCGACCTCGGCCGAGGCGCAGGCGATGTCCATCGCCGCCGCTGCCGCCGAAGTCCGTCGCCAGAACAGCGACTGGCGCGCCGGCGTGCCGGGCAAGCCCACCATCGTGGCCGATGCCGCCACCAGCGGGTCGACTTCCAGTGCCTCCAGCGGCGCTGCCGGCAACGGCGACCGGCTCGCACTGGTGCCGGCCAGGCAGGGCAGTGGTGCCGGAACCCAGGGCGCGGGCTCGAGCGACAAGTCCACCGCCAGCCTCCGCCAGGATCTGCTGCGGAGCCAGGAAAGCTTGGCCAGCCTGCAGCAGCAGAGTTCGGACCTGAAGACCCGGCTGAAGGACCTCAGCGACATCAACAGCAAGAACGAACGACTGCTGTCGCTGAAGGACAACGAGATCGCCGAGCTGCAGGCCAAGCTGGCCGCCGCGAGGAAGAGCGCCGGCATGCCGGCGGTTGCCGCCAGTGCGGCCAGGGTGACGGCTGCCCCGGCACCCGCCATGCCCGCGCCGGTTGCGAAGACCGAGCTTGAAGCGGCCCATGCCAGCACGGCCATGACGCCGGCTGCAGCAAACACGCCCGCGCTGGCATCCACCGCGCCCAGTGCCCCGGTTTCCTCCGCCACCACGGTGACCACGCCGCTGGCGGACTCGGCTGCAGTCAAGCCGGTCGAACCGGTCAAGCCGGCAGTGACCAAGCCGGTCGCGCCGGCTCCCGCTCCGGTCGAGGAGCAGCCGTGGTACATGCAGACCTGGGC
This is a stretch of genomic DNA from Rhodanobacter sp. FDAARGOS 1247. It encodes these proteins:
- a CDS encoding FimV/HubP family polar landmark protein produces the protein MNRSLKLSVLIALALGTSQVMAMDLGQIQVKSALGQPLLAEIPLHSDNPAELQNLSVQLASSEEFARAGIVGGRTSIPLHFSVANAGGAHPVIRITSSTPVDDPFLDLLLEVNGKAGKSVREYAILLDPPNAAAKAPVAATPAPVRPASHPKAAAAPVAAAPKATAPAPVARPAAPVAGNGQLGPVERGQTLSGIARNVAPSGVDVQQMMLALKQANPDAFYRDNINALKSGVVLRVPTSAEAQAMSIAAAAAEVRRQNSDWRAGVPGKPTIVADAATSGSTSSASSGAAGNGDRLALVPARQGSGAGTQGAGSSDKSTASLRQDLLRSQESLASLQQQSSDLKTRLKDLSDINSKNERLLSLKDNEIAELQAKLAAARKSAGMPAVAASAARVTAAPAPAMPAPVAKTELEAAHASTAMTPAAANTPALASTAPSAPVSSATTVTTPLADSAAVKPVEPVKPAVTKPVAPAPAPVEEQPWYMQTWAWAAGAGAIVLLILLAMLGRRRKPAAAAAKSSTSLADRFGSVPGAADQDLLGDDVDQEELLDQLAEHPDDIGLHLELVTLYYSRRDVDHFEAAAEAMHAHITDPQQDEWQDVLHMGEDLVPGHPLFDHHEASAAHDDADAHGEFNIDDYADASDAPTVVSSMPPLPGAGPKKVSEYNFNFDLTHPAAAPPARPEAAAEDVTVVAPRTPAAPAEPASDWNFEEAERAPASHDDGQDLGEFNDDPVDTKLDLARAYVDMGDAEGARAMLGEVMKEGSQMQRDVAKRLLDSLH
- a CDS encoding DUF3450 domain-containing protein is translated as MRLIQVFALACFVSAGAAWATAPVQVQPGATAAARDGASAQRKVARSEAEVKRLKRDVQRRESDSKRAGERLQEQDKTIAELQKQLQELQSGQSGGQH